Proteins encoded together in one Vitis vinifera cultivar Pinot Noir 40024 chromosome 4, ASM3070453v1 window:
- the LOC100262893 gene encoding uncharacterized protein LOC100262893 translates to MSTKVKPNAPESSSKGKAVVSVTKKKTEGSTKPTVDSKQKSVSTVTKSEVKSKSASSSSKTTTKTTTTVKVREKKVYTLPGQKHDPPEEREPLRIFYESLSKQIPSSEMAEFWMMEHGLLSPEKAKKAYEKKQRRQKQIRMGTPVKSPKPPSRPESSQRPQQTSKNGDIKAKKRITNDSDDDDDFILSPKKRKA, encoded by the exons ATGTCTACAAAGGTGAAGCCCAATGCCCCTGAATCTTCTTCAAAGGGAAAGGCTGTTGTGTCTGTCACCAAGAAGAAGACTGAGGGCTCAACCAAACCTACTGTTGATTCAAAGCAAAAATCTGTATCAACTGTCACAAAATCTGAG GTAAAATCAAAATCTGCATCAAGTTCCTCAAAAACCACAACAAAGACCACAACAACTGTTAAAGTGAGAGAGAAGAAAGTGTACACTTTGCCTGGCCAGAAACATGATCCTCCTGAAGAG AGGGAACCGCTGAGGATATTCTATGAATCATTATCAAAACAGATTCCATCAAGTGAAATGGCAGAATTTTG GATGATGGAGCATGGGTTGTTGTCCCCCGAGAAAGCCAAAAAGGCATatgaaaagaaacagaggaGACAAAAGCAAATTCGAATGGGAACTCCTGTTAAATCTCCAAAACCGCCCAGTAGACCTGAGAGTTCACAAAGGCCACAGCAGACATCAAAGAATGGCGACATTAAAGCCAAGAAAAGAATCACAAATGACagcgatgatgatgatgatttcatTTTGAGTCCCAAGAAGAGGAAAGCCTAG